A DNA window from Candidatus Methylacidiphilales bacterium contains the following coding sequences:
- a CDS encoding glycosyltransferase family 2 protein — protein sequence MHHFTKRPGIAGISIPLPMTLRCLIPILIPAHNEAATIATVVRRCLPHAARVIVLADHCTDDTVARARSAGAEVWENPAGLSPGKATTLCNAWARLASDPSWTHLLLLDGDGQHDPDEAPKLLAFPPGIDLVIGSRAPFARPMPPLRRAVNRIMSRIMALRTGLQLDDSQSGFRRLSRRLVEQGTWTSRGFELESEMILQAARLGFPVAQVPVACQYGGRSSHIRPWTDTFRWLLWLGRTA from the coding sequence GTGCACCACTTCACCAAGCGGCCGGGCATCGCCGGTATATCCATTCCCCTCCCGATGACGCTCCGCTGCCTCATCCCCATCCTCATACCCGCCCACAACGAAGCCGCGACCATTGCGACGGTCGTCCGGCGGTGCCTGCCCCATGCGGCCCGTGTCATTGTTCTGGCCGACCATTGTACCGACGACACGGTTGCCCGGGCCCGTTCGGCCGGGGCCGAAGTTTGGGAAAATCCCGCAGGACTCTCCCCCGGAAAGGCCACTACGCTTTGCAACGCTTGGGCCCGTCTCGCCTCCGATCCCTCTTGGACCCATCTTCTCCTTTTGGATGGCGACGGCCAGCACGATCCGGACGAGGCCCCCAAACTGCTGGCCTTTCCCCCCGGCATCGATTTGGTCATCGGATCCCGCGCCCCCTTTGCCCGACCCATGCCCCCGCTGCGTCGTGCGGTCAACCGCATCATGTCCCGCATCATGGCCCTGCGCACCGGGCTGCAATTGGACGACAGCCAATCCGGCTTCCGCCGGCTTTCCCGTCGGCTGGTCGAACAGGGCACGTGGACTTCCCGCGGGTTTGAGTTGGAGAGCGAAATGATCCTCCAGGCCGCCCGGCTGGGCTTCCCGGTCGCGCAGGTGCCGGTGGCCTGTCAATACGGCGGACGCTCCAGCCACATCCGTCCCTGGACCGACACTTTCCGCTGGCTTCTGTGGCTGGGACGCACGGCCTGA
- a CDS encoding thiamine pyrophosphate-dependent enzyme: protein MAKLAPDTKLRLLELMLLSREGDRREGILARQGKGWFQISSLGHEALAAITPLLQKQDFLFPHYRDRGLVMARGVNSRELARAFFAKRTSSSGGRQLPGHFSSRKHGIWSLPSPTGSPLLPACGFAWGAKLDGQDALVLACVGDSGMRQGEFYEAVSFALQQQLPMVFVVEDNGFGISTRTTHTNPLRLGLFDKENIIQADGRTVDSVHEAAERAVQRVRSGRTPVILWLELDRQGSHSSSDDHRLYRPSDELKEMAAREPVETLAAELIDQGHLSPTAWEEMKTRVQNEVEAAYREAEAEADPKPENTLEELTAEFTPAPRSIVPGTEETRMLDAVNRVFREALKRDPGVLFFGEDIEDPMGGVFKLTHGLSTDFPGRIHNSPLAEATILGVGCGLASYGKHPVFELQFIDFVGPGWNQLVNNIATLRWRTFGEWTCPMVIYAPYGAYLPGGGPWHSQSNEAAFAHIPGIRVVVPSRPEDAAGLMMSAIDCPDPVLVLLPKHMIRMRQPATAAWSPIPFGQAAVRRQGLDVTVVAWGNCTEKVEEALAVVGDRVSVEFIDLRSIVPWDRETLAQSVRKTGRLLVVEEDNRTCSFGQTLVSELLQDPEVWDSLVQHPVLISRDDIHVGFHPVYEETCLPSTSEIVRAILGLIGMDGSGSSPVVSPNGHGHHGVAVAVGARTVPIRVPAIGEGLEEARILKFFKKPGENVARDELIYQLETDKAVVDIESSHSGILQSWDAAEESNVRIGAVIGQIEPVSESQIPALTPKPHTPETVMPTPPLPSPDADLAYEEISVSPQQQILSNRLTRAARVAVPATIFQEVTWEPVERARKHFKASASTEEITTFSLVSWCVKEALVRHPQFRSSLPQNNVLRIYKNVNLGIAVSLPGDDLTTAVVEKAETFGLREFAHLLRERVDLARQGRDQARQQVSLIITSMASFDIPDGIPVIVPPAVATLLVNAPIEKVIFQNGQPLPRKIVNLALTIDHRVINGAGAAKFLNEVKHQIESFDSASVRL from the coding sequence ATGGCCAAATTGGCTCCCGATACCAAACTCCGACTGCTTGAGCTCATGCTCCTCAGTCGTGAAGGCGACCGCCGGGAAGGCATCCTTGCCCGGCAGGGCAAAGGTTGGTTCCAGATCAGCAGCCTCGGTCACGAAGCCCTGGCCGCCATCACACCGCTCCTCCAAAAACAGGATTTTCTCTTCCCCCATTACCGCGACCGCGGACTGGTCATGGCCCGCGGCGTCAACTCCCGCGAACTCGCCCGCGCTTTCTTTGCCAAACGCACTTCCTCCAGCGGGGGCCGCCAGCTTCCCGGCCACTTCAGCAGCCGCAAGCACGGCATCTGGAGCCTTCCTTCCCCCACCGGCAGCCCGCTGCTGCCGGCATGCGGATTCGCCTGGGGGGCCAAGCTCGACGGCCAGGATGCCCTCGTCCTCGCCTGCGTCGGCGATTCCGGCATGCGCCAGGGCGAATTCTACGAGGCCGTCTCCTTCGCCCTTCAACAACAACTCCCCATGGTCTTCGTCGTCGAGGACAACGGCTTCGGCATCAGCACCCGCACCACCCACACCAACCCGCTCCGCCTCGGCCTCTTCGACAAGGAAAACATCATCCAAGCCGATGGCCGTACCGTCGATTCCGTCCATGAGGCGGCCGAACGTGCCGTCCAGCGCGTGCGCAGCGGCCGCACCCCGGTCATTCTTTGGCTGGAACTCGACCGCCAGGGCAGCCACTCCAGCAGCGACGACCACCGCCTTTACCGACCCTCCGATGAGTTGAAGGAAATGGCCGCGCGCGAACCGGTCGAAACCCTCGCCGCCGAATTGATCGACCAAGGCCACCTCAGCCCCACCGCCTGGGAGGAGATGAAGACCCGCGTCCAGAACGAAGTCGAGGCCGCTTACCGGGAGGCCGAGGCCGAAGCCGACCCCAAACCAGAGAACACCCTGGAGGAACTGACCGCCGAATTCACGCCAGCGCCCCGTTCCATCGTCCCCGGCACCGAAGAAACACGCATGCTCGACGCCGTCAACCGCGTCTTCCGCGAGGCCCTCAAGCGCGACCCGGGAGTGCTCTTCTTTGGTGAGGACATCGAAGACCCCATGGGTGGCGTCTTCAAACTCACCCACGGCCTCTCCACCGATTTCCCCGGACGTATCCACAACTCCCCCCTGGCCGAAGCCACCATCCTCGGCGTGGGCTGCGGTCTCGCCTCCTACGGCAAGCACCCGGTCTTCGAACTCCAGTTCATCGACTTCGTCGGCCCCGGCTGGAACCAACTGGTCAACAACATCGCCACCCTCCGCTGGCGCACCTTCGGTGAGTGGACCTGTCCCATGGTCATCTACGCCCCCTACGGGGCCTATCTGCCCGGTGGCGGTCCATGGCACAGCCAGTCCAACGAGGCCGCCTTCGCCCACATCCCCGGCATCCGCGTCGTCGTCCCCAGCCGCCCCGAGGACGCCGCGGGCTTGATGATGTCGGCCATCGACTGCCCCGACCCCGTCCTCGTCCTCCTGCCCAAGCACATGATCCGCATGCGCCAACCCGCCACCGCCGCCTGGTCGCCCATCCCCTTCGGCCAGGCCGCCGTCCGGCGCCAGGGCCTCGACGTCACCGTCGTCGCCTGGGGCAATTGCACGGAAAAAGTCGAGGAAGCCCTGGCCGTCGTCGGCGACCGCGTGTCGGTCGAATTCATCGATCTCCGTTCCATCGTCCCCTGGGACCGCGAGACTCTGGCCCAGTCGGTGCGCAAGACCGGCCGCCTCCTCGTCGTCGAGGAAGACAACCGCACCTGCAGCTTCGGCCAGACCCTCGTTTCTGAACTCCTGCAGGACCCCGAGGTCTGGGACTCGCTCGTCCAGCACCCGGTGCTCATCTCCCGCGATGACATCCACGTCGGCTTCCATCCGGTCTATGAGGAAACCTGCCTTCCCAGCACGAGCGAAATCGTCCGCGCCATCCTCGGCCTCATCGGCATGGATGGAAGCGGATCCTCACCCGTGGTTTCCCCCAACGGACACGGTCACCACGGGGTGGCGGTGGCCGTCGGCGCCCGCACCGTACCCATACGCGTCCCCGCCATCGGCGAGGGCCTTGAAGAGGCCCGCATCCTCAAGTTCTTCAAAAAGCCCGGTGAAAATGTGGCCCGTGATGAATTGATCTATCAACTGGAAACCGACAAGGCCGTCGTCGACATCGAGTCGTCGCACTCCGGGATCCTCCAGAGCTGGGATGCCGCCGAGGAAAGCAATGTCCGTATCGGTGCCGTAATCGGCCAAATCGAGCCGGTTTCGGAATCGCAAATCCCCGCCCTGACCCCCAAGCCCCACACCCCGGAGACCGTCATGCCCACCCCGCCCCTGCCATCCCCGGATGCCGACCTGGCCTACGAGGAGATTTCCGTATCCCCGCAACAGCAGATCCTCTCCAACCGCCTGACCCGGGCCGCCCGGGTCGCTGTCCCGGCCACCATTTTCCAGGAAGTCACGTGGGAGCCGGTCGAACGCGCCCGCAAACACTTCAAAGCCTCCGCTTCCACCGAAGAAATCACCACCTTCAGCCTCGTCTCCTGGTGCGTCAAGGAAGCCCTCGTCCGCCATCCCCAGTTCCGCAGCTCCCTGCCCCAGAACAACGTCCTCCGCATCTACAAGAACGTCAACCTCGGCATCGCCGTCAGCCTGCCCGGTGACGACCTCACCACCGCCGTGGTCGAGAAAGCCGAAACCTTCGGGCTCAGGGAATTCGCCCACCTCCTGCGTGAACGCGTGGATCTGGCCCGCCAGGGACGCGACCAGGCCCGCCAGCAGGTTTCCCTCATCATCACCAGCATGGCCTCGTTCGACATCCCCGACGGCATCCCGGTCATCGTCCCCCCGGCCGTCGCCACCCTGCTGGTCAACGCCCCCATCGAAAAAGTGATCTTCCAGAACGGCCAGCCCCTCCCGCGCAAAATCGTCAACCTCGCCCTGACCATCGACCACCGCGTCATCAACGGCGCCGGCGCGGCCAAGTTCCTCAACGAGGTCAAACACCAGATCGAAAGCTTCGACTCCGCCTCCGTCCGTCTTTGA
- a CDS encoding glycosyltransferase family 2 protein, whose amino-acid sequence MKYTGIACVKNEADIVEAFVRHNLHFLDRLIVLDHGSTDATAEILHQLQQEGLALDIRQDHSLGKRQGDKMTALLREAAGAGADWIFLLDGDEFLRTPDGKRPVMPAEAPSMVKAAWQTYCAQKSDDPDETNPVLRIRNRLAVEPFHDCSLQDRRGLLKAVIHRDLALQPDLYVWQGNHEVTVGGKEIDFVFCPGWTLAHYSLRSPAQYASKLVIQCLQALSVSTVKTEQNTFYTRHLELLRSNYGEFCSQFYDFVPAYMDDPRYPAVKVPDPLPYAGGPLRYTVPLPEIASLLSNVIQYAETLARSHGQMVQRQPVPPETELVFQLGGGKAVRRSIGSLAPREVTLELEAIPAAAAGAITFRLEGPTGLAEFFSMRLEADDGTVQEWTGAPLILGLKIEGQAQPLHHHHHLVFIKGYAPVELRLDLPEVPARAAWKRLKIFLTYNTDPAHLGTRYFQTHPFSRQKTVEELELKIRRLVTLGGFLRFQFDSLLGLLRRRE is encoded by the coding sequence ATGAAGTATACCGGAATCGCCTGCGTCAAAAACGAAGCGGACATTGTCGAGGCGTTTGTCCGGCACAATCTCCATTTTCTGGACCGTTTGATTGTGCTCGACCACGGGAGCACCGATGCCACGGCGGAGATCCTCCATCAGTTGCAGCAGGAGGGCTTGGCCCTGGACATCCGGCAGGACCACAGTCTGGGCAAACGCCAGGGCGACAAAATGACCGCACTGCTGCGGGAGGCGGCCGGGGCCGGGGCCGACTGGATTTTTCTGCTGGATGGTGATGAATTCCTGCGCACGCCGGACGGCAAGCGCCCGGTGATGCCGGCCGAGGCCCCGTCCATGGTCAAGGCGGCCTGGCAGACGTATTGCGCCCAGAAATCCGACGACCCGGACGAAACCAATCCGGTGCTGCGCATCCGGAACCGCCTGGCCGTCGAGCCGTTCCACGATTGCAGCCTACAAGACCGGCGCGGTTTGTTGAAGGCGGTGATCCACCGTGATCTGGCCCTGCAGCCGGATCTCTACGTCTGGCAGGGCAACCACGAGGTCACGGTGGGAGGGAAAGAGATCGATTTCGTCTTCTGTCCGGGGTGGACGCTGGCTCATTACTCGCTCCGGAGTCCGGCCCAGTATGCCTCCAAACTGGTGATCCAGTGTCTCCAGGCCCTGAGTGTGAGCACGGTGAAGACCGAGCAGAACACCTTTTACACCCGGCATCTGGAACTTCTGCGCAGCAACTACGGGGAGTTCTGTTCCCAGTTTTACGATTTCGTGCCGGCCTATATGGATGATCCCCGCTATCCTGCGGTCAAAGTGCCCGATCCCCTGCCCTACGCGGGCGGTCCCCTGCGTTATACGGTGCCCTTGCCGGAGATCGCCAGTCTGCTTTCCAACGTGATCCAATATGCAGAGACCCTGGCCCGCTCCCACGGACAGATGGTCCAACGGCAGCCCGTGCCGCCGGAGACCGAACTTGTCTTCCAACTGGGTGGCGGGAAGGCCGTCCGCCGATCGATCGGAAGCCTCGCTCCCCGTGAAGTCACGCTGGAATTGGAGGCCATTCCCGCAGCCGCCGCGGGCGCGATCACCTTCCGTCTGGAGGGTCCGACGGGATTGGCCGAGTTTTTCAGCATGCGTCTTGAGGCCGACGATGGCACGGTTCAGGAATGGACGGGGGCTCCGCTGATCCTCGGTCTGAAGATCGAGGGCCAGGCCCAGCCCCTGCACCACCACCACCATTTGGTCTTCATCAAGGGATATGCCCCGGTGGAACTGCGGCTCGATCTCCCCGAAGTCCCGGCGAGGGCCGCCTGGAAACGACTGAAAATCTTCCTCACGTACAACACAGACCCCGCCCACCTGGGCACGCGGTACTTCCAGACCCATCCGTTCTCCCGTCAGAAAACGGTCGAGGAACTGGAGTTGAAAATCCGCCGCTTGGTGACCCTGGGCGGTTTCCTCCGTTTCCAATTCGATTCCCTCCTCGGCCTGCTGAGGCGACGGGAGTGA